The following are encoded together in the Streptomyces sp. NBC_00341 genome:
- a CDS encoding acetyltransferase: MRTSVRSSVVIASAVTALAALAAVPAGAASAAPTPIAPAPAAATPAGVCGSGYTQIDSHVFKDSSAELARVYLLYNASTKSNCVVTFHAAATEGKALTTGAWLDVDGDGKEQVKDQGRYSSYAGPVRLAAGSHCVKWGGMIETGAGTYAYTSPWSHCG; the protein is encoded by the coding sequence ATGCGCACTTCCGTACGCAGCTCAGTAGTCATCGCGTCAGCCGTCACCGCCCTCGCGGCCCTGGCCGCCGTCCCGGCCGGTGCGGCGTCGGCCGCACCCACGCCGATCGCACCCGCGCCGGCCGCCGCCACTCCGGCCGGCGTCTGCGGATCGGGGTACACCCAGATCGACTCGCACGTGTTCAAGGACTCGTCGGCCGAACTGGCCCGCGTCTACCTGCTCTACAACGCGAGCACCAAGTCCAACTGCGTCGTCACCTTCCACGCCGCCGCCACCGAGGGCAAGGCGCTGACCACCGGCGCCTGGCTCGACGTCGACGGGGACGGCAAGGAGCAGGTCAAGGACCAGGGAAGGTACTCCTCGTACGCGGGCCCGGTCCGGCTCGCCGCCGGCAGCCACTGCGTGAAGTGGGGCGGCATGATCGAGACGGGCGCCGGTACGTACGCGTACACGAGCCCGTGGAGCCACTGCGGCTGA